The genomic region AATTAATTCATATACTGAAGATAATATACAAATATTAGAAGGACTGGATGCAGTTCGTAAAAGACCAGGAATGTATATTGGTTCTACGGATGGTAGAGGATTGCATCATTTGGTTTGGGAAATTGTTGATAATGCAATCGACGAAGCATTAGCTGGATATGGCGATCAAATTAATGTCACTATAAAAAAAGATAATAGTATTGAAGTTACTGACTTTGGACGTGGAATGCCAACTGGGATGCATAAATCTGGAAAAGGTGCTACAGAAGTTATTTTAACTGTATTACATGCAGGTGGTAAATTTTCTGAAGATGGTGGTTATAAAACATCTGGGGGATTACATGGTGTTGGTGCAAGTGTTGTAAATGCATTGTCTTCTTGGTTAGTAGTAACGGTTCATCGTGATGGTAAAATTTACCAACAACGTTTTGAAGATGGTGCTAAAAAGATTTCAAAAATGAAAGAAATTGGAAAAACTACAAAGACAGGTACAACTATTCATTTTTTAGCGAATCCATCTATTTTTTCAGTTACTGAATTTAATTATGGAACTATAAGAGAGAGATTAATGGAAAGTGCATTTCTATTAAATGGTGTTTCTATTGATTTATTTGATGAAAGAAATGATAAATCAGATCATTTTCAATTTGATAAAGGTTTAATTGCCTTTAGTGAATATATCAATGATAATAAAGAAGTTTTACATCCTCCTGTTTTAATTGAAGGAAATAATAATGAATTTGATGTAGAAGTAGCTCTTCAATTTACTAGTGGATACCAAGAAACTATTGTTTCTTTTGTTAACTTAGTTAGAACTGGTGATGGTGGAACACATGAAACAGGTTTTAAATCTGCTTTAACAAAAACATTTAATGAATATGCTAGAAAATATGCTTTGTTAAAAGATAAAGATAAGAACTTAGAAGGAAACGACGTACGTGAAGGACTTTCAGGTATTATTTCTATTAAAATACCTGAAAAATATTTACAATTTGAAGGACAAACAAAATCTAAATTAGGAACTCCTGAAGCAAGAGCGATTGTTGATAATGTTGTTTATGAAAAATTATCGTTTTATTTAGAAGAAAACAAAGCAATTGCTGATAACTTAATTAAAAAGATGATTAAAGCTAGAATGGTGCGAGAAGCAGCTAGAAAAGCTCGAGAATTAGCAAGAAATGGTAAATCAAATAAACAAGAACGTATTTTGAGTGGGAAGTTAGCTCCTGCTCAATCAAAAGATAAAAAGAAAAAAGAATTGTATTTAGTAGAAGGGGATTCAGCTGGTGGTAGTGCAAAACAAGGTCGTGATCGTAAACATCAAGCAATTTTACCTTTAAGAGGGAAAGTTATTAATACTGAAAAAGCGGCTTTAAGTGATGTTTTAAAGAATGAAGAAATATCAACCATGATTCATACAATTGGTGCTGGTGTTGGTAGTGATTTTCAGGTTGAAGATAGTAATTATGGAAAAGTAATTATTATGACCGATGCCGATACAGATGGGGCTCATATTCAAATATTATTACTAACATTCTTTTATCGTTATATGCGTGATTTAATTGTCCAAGGAAAGGTCTTTATAGCCTTGCCTCCGTTATATAAGATTTCTAAAAAAGTTGGTAAAAAGCAACAAATATTATATGCATGGGAAGACCATGAATTAGAAGAAGCAAAAAAAGAATTAGGAAAAGGTTATGCTATTCAACGTTACAAAGGATTAGGAGAAATGAATGCAGACCAATTATGGGATACTACAATGAATCCTGAAACACGTACTTTAATCCAAGTATCGATTGATGATGCTGCCATAGTTGAAAGAAGAGTATCTGTTTTAATGGGTGATAAGGTAGAGCCTAGACGTGAATGGATTGAAGAAAATGTTCAATTTTCTTTAGAAGATACTTATGAAATTGAGGGTAAATAAATGATTGATAAAAAAATAGAAATGTCCCTTGATATTATCATGGGAGATCGATTCGCTAAATACTCAAAATATATTATTCAAGATCGTGCTTTACCAGATGTCAGAGATGGTTTAAAACCAGTTCAAAGAAGAATATTATATTCGATGTTTAAAGAAGGTAACTTACAAAGCAAAGCTTATCGTAAATCAGCAAAAACAGTTGGTAACGTAATTGGTAACTATCACCCACATGGTGATAGTTCCGTATATGATGCAATGGTCCGTATGTCACAAGATTGGAAATATCGTGTCCCCTTAGTTGATATGCAAGGGAATAACGGTTCTATCGATAATGATCCAGCAGCTGCAATGCGTTACACAGAAGCTCGTTTATCAGCGATTAGTGAATTGTTATTAAAAGATATTGACAAAGAAACAGTACTATTTTCATTAAATTTTGATGATACTGAATATGAACCAACTGTTTTACCGGCAGCTTATCCTAACTTATTAGTAAATGGAGCTACTGGTATTTCTGCTGGATATGCTACAGATATACCACCACATAACTTACATGAAGTTATTGATGCAACGATTTGTCGTATTACAAATCCTGATTGTTCATTAGAACAACTAATGGAACATATGAAAGGTCCTGATTTCCCTACCGGTGCGATTGTAGAAGGTAAAGAAGGAATTGAACAAGCATTTAAATATGGGAAAGGGAAAGTAATATTACGTGCTGTTTCTACTATTGAACAAACAAAAACAATGAATAAAATATGTATTAGTGAAATTCCTTATGAAGTAAATAAAGCGGAATTAGTCCGTAAAATTGATGAAATACGTTTTAATAGAAATATTGATGGTATTATTGAAGTTCGTGATGAATCAGATCGAGATGGCTTAATGATTGTTATTGAATTAAAAAAAGAAGTATCGATTGAGAATACTTTAAATTATTTTTATAAAAATACAGACTTACAAAAGAACTATAATTATAATATGGTAGCTATTAAAGATAAAAGACCTAACTTAATGGGATTAAAAGATATTTTAGATGGTTATATCAACCATCAAATTGATGTAATTACAAAAAGCACATTATTTGATTTACAAAAAGCAAATCGTCGTAAACATATTGTAGCTGGGTTAATTAAAGCAATTTCTATCCTTGATGAAGTAGTTGCTTTAATACGTAAATCAAAAGATAAAGGGGATGCTAAAAATAACTTAATTACTAAGTTTGATTTTAGTGAATTACAAGCAGAAGCAATTGTTATGTTACAACTTTATCGTTTAACTAATACAGATATTGTTTCTTTACAAAATGAAGATCATGATTTAGATAAACAAATTGTTTATCTAAATGCTATTTTAGATAGTGATGAAAGATTAAGGGAAGAAATCATTAATCGTTTAACAGCAGTCAAGAATACTTATAAAATACCTCGTTTATCTATTATTAAAGATGAAATCAAAGAGATTAAAATTGATGAAAAAGCAATGATTCTTAGTGAAGATATCAATGTATCCATCACTAGAGATGGATACATTAAAAGAATCTCTAATCGTTCTATTAAAGCTAGTGAAGGTAGTCTAATTGGTAAAAAAGAGGATGATTATTTATTAAAACTAATTCAAATGAATACAGTGGAAAGTTTATTATTGTTTACGAATAAAGGAAATTATTTGTATATTCCTGCCCATAAGATTGAAGAATTTAAATGGAAAGATATAGGTAAACATGTTAGTTATTTAGTTTCTATTGATTCTACTGAAAAAATAATAGAAGCTATTGTTGTTCATGATTTTAGTGCTCCATTTTATATTTTAATGGTTTCTAAATTTGGACAAATAAAACGTACGAAATTAGAAGATTTTGAAGTAACAAGATATTCTAAATCATTAAAATGTTTTGGATTAAAAGAACATGATGAAGTGATTAGTGCTAGTTTAACTAATGGCAATTGTGCTGTGTTATTATCTACATATGCTGGTTATACAGGAATGTATAGTGAACAGGAAGTTTCGATTGTAGGAACTAAAGCAGCTGGTATTAAGGCTTTAAATGTGAAAGATGACCATTTAATTGCAGCAAATACTTTTGATCCTTTTGCTAATTTATCGATTATGTTATTTAGTGAAAATGTGGGTGTCAAACGTTTGAAGTTAGATGATATTCAATTATGTTCTAGACAAGCAAAAGGGATGACGGTCTATAAAAATCCTAAATCGAAAGCAATTCATTTAAAAGATGTTATTGTTTGTCCAATTGATACTTTACTTCAAGTACATACAACAGAGGATGTTTATCGTCTTGTACCTAAAGACTATAGTAATGCATCTTTAGAACAAAAACCTACTTCTATGACTACGAATAAAACAGAAGTAGTTCATTTAGTAACTACTGATATTATTCAAGATACAAAATTAGTAAAGATTGAAACAGTGGCTCCAACAATGAAGAAAAATGAACATGATTCATTTAAAGAAGAAATGGAAAGAACACTGTTTACAATGTTGGATGATTAGTATTTAAAAGATTCATTTTGATTATCTTTTAAATATTCTTTTAATAGCTTTATAAGCGCTCTTTTTTCCAAACGTGATACATAAGACCTAGAAATATTTAGTTCTTTCGCTATTTGTTTTTGGGTGTATACAGTAGTTTGATTTAAACCATAACGCATAGTTATGGTTTTTAGTTCTCGCGTAGTTAATATATGGTAGTATTGTTTTAATTTGTTAATGGAGTCATTTTGTACGATTTGATCTAAGATAGGAATCTGTTTATCTGGAATAAGATCTTCTAATATAATTTCGCTACCATCTTTATCACTACCAATAATTTCATTCATAGAAACATCAAGACTTGTTTTCTTATTTGTTCTAAGATGCATTAATATTTCATTTTCAATACATCTAGCAACATAAGTTGCTAGTTTTGTTTTGTGTTCCGGTTTATAATTATCGACACCTTTAATTAAACCAACAGTACCAATACTTATTAAGTCTTCTTGTAAATCTTTTTTGTTTTCATATTTTTTGGCCACATGTGCTACTAATCGAAGATTTCTTTCAATTAGTATATTTCTTGCATTTTTATCTCCTTGAAAAAGTTTTTCTAAATATTCTTGTTCTTCTAATTTTGATAAAGGCTTTTCAAAGGTTTGTGTTTTAACATAAGAAACAAAAAAGATATTTGATAATAAACTCATAATGGATAAAAACATTTCTTTCACCTCAAATATACTTATGAAAAAATAGTCTAAATATGACTACGATAATAAGTAGTATTATTTTGTTTATACATTTCTTATTTTTAATCATTGTTTAGTTTTTTTTGTGTATATAAATGTTAATCATTCGGACAATGTGTTATAATTTCTTTGGACAAGATTTAAAAATACGGGAAAAGGAATAAAATTTATGGAGAGAAAAAAACGTGTTATTATTGTAGGGATTATTATTGCTGTTATATTTATGATTGGAGCAGGGGTTTATTATGTGACAAATGTTCAAAATTCAAGTCAATCTGATGGTGAATTAAATTTATTACAAGATGAGTTTTATAGTGAATATGGAGAAGCTGTTTCTGTTGTTGCAAGACGTTATCTTGATTCTACTGATGCAACAGTGATGGCAAATGCAGTGATGAGTGTGGATATTGAAAACCAAGAGGATCAAGATTATCCTGCGATGGGAAGTTATTTAGCAACGATCACATATGATCAAGAACAAGTGTCTTTTTATATTCATGTTGTCGATACAATTCCACCAGTTTTTGATGAAACAGAAAATCAAATAATAACTGCTGGATCAGCAATGTCAGAAGATGATTTTATAGCTTTATTTAATGCAACAGATTTAACAGAGGTTTCAATGACTGTTAATATGACTGATTTTGATGAACAAATTAATGGAGATTATACTATTGTTGCAACTGCTTATGATAGTTCTAATAATGAAGCTTCTTATTCAATAAATGTTACAGTAACAGGGAATACAACGAATCAAGATGATGCTCATGATGAATCAGATAATGATAGTTCATCAAGTGATTCAAGTAGTGATCAAAATAGTTCATCAACTACCGACTACACAGCTAATATGTCAGCTCCTGAAATATCATATGATGCCATTGCATTAATCAATGATGAAAGAGCGAAACTGGGATTAGATAGTTTAGAATATAGTAGCACATTAGGTGACTTAGCTATTATCCGTGCTAATGAGATTCAAACAGTTTATAACAACGATATGGCGAGTGTATATCGTAATAGTGGGGAATATGGCTATTTTGCAGAAATGCTCTCTAAGCATTCAAAAACTGCTCAATATACTGCATCTGAGGTAGTAACTGATTGGTTAGCTTCCGAATCGGAATATAAAAAATTAATGGATGTAGATTTAAAAGCTACTGGAATTGCAGTTGCTTATATGAATAATCGTTGGGTTGCTTTAGTTTCATATGATCATTAATTAGAACAGGAATACAACCTGTTCTTTATTTTTTAAAAATATCTAAAATTGCACAGTATTTCGTGCAATTTCTAGTAATATAGTGTAAAATATCAAGATAGTGAAGAGTAAAGGAGACCAACTATGATTTT from Tannockella kyphosi harbors:
- the parE gene encoding DNA topoisomerase IV subunit B, producing the protein MKKVINSYTEDNIQILEGLDAVRKRPGMYIGSTDGRGLHHLVWEIVDNAIDEALAGYGDQINVTIKKDNSIEVTDFGRGMPTGMHKSGKGATEVILTVLHAGGKFSEDGGYKTSGGLHGVGASVVNALSSWLVVTVHRDGKIYQQRFEDGAKKISKMKEIGKTTKTGTTIHFLANPSIFSVTEFNYGTIRERLMESAFLLNGVSIDLFDERNDKSDHFQFDKGLIAFSEYINDNKEVLHPPVLIEGNNNEFDVEVALQFTSGYQETIVSFVNLVRTGDGGTHETGFKSALTKTFNEYARKYALLKDKDKNLEGNDVREGLSGIISIKIPEKYLQFEGQTKSKLGTPEARAIVDNVVYEKLSFYLEENKAIADNLIKKMIKARMVREAARKARELARNGKSNKQERILSGKLAPAQSKDKKKKELYLVEGDSAGGSAKQGRDRKHQAILPLRGKVINTEKAALSDVLKNEEISTMIHTIGAGVGSDFQVEDSNYGKVIIMTDADTDGAHIQILLLTFFYRYMRDLIVQGKVFIALPPLYKISKKVGKKQQILYAWEDHELEEAKKELGKGYAIQRYKGLGEMNADQLWDTTMNPETRTLIQVSIDDAAIVERRVSVLMGDKVEPRREWIEENVQFSLEDTYEIEGK
- the parC gene encoding DNA topoisomerase IV subunit A, with the protein product MIDKKIEMSLDIIMGDRFAKYSKYIIQDRALPDVRDGLKPVQRRILYSMFKEGNLQSKAYRKSAKTVGNVIGNYHPHGDSSVYDAMVRMSQDWKYRVPLVDMQGNNGSIDNDPAAAMRYTEARLSAISELLLKDIDKETVLFSLNFDDTEYEPTVLPAAYPNLLVNGATGISAGYATDIPPHNLHEVIDATICRITNPDCSLEQLMEHMKGPDFPTGAIVEGKEGIEQAFKYGKGKVILRAVSTIEQTKTMNKICISEIPYEVNKAELVRKIDEIRFNRNIDGIIEVRDESDRDGLMIVIELKKEVSIENTLNYFYKNTDLQKNYNYNMVAIKDKRPNLMGLKDILDGYINHQIDVITKSTLFDLQKANRRKHIVAGLIKAISILDEVVALIRKSKDKGDAKNNLITKFDFSELQAEAIVMLQLYRLTNTDIVSLQNEDHDLDKQIVYLNAILDSDERLREEIINRLTAVKNTYKIPRLSIIKDEIKEIKIDEKAMILSEDINVSITRDGYIKRISNRSIKASEGSLIGKKEDDYLLKLIQMNTVESLLLFTNKGNYLYIPAHKIEEFKWKDIGKHVSYLVSIDSTEKIIEAIVVHDFSAPFYILMVSKFGQIKRTKLEDFEVTRYSKSLKCFGLKEHDEVISASLTNGNCAVLLSTYAGYTGMYSEQEVSIVGTKAAGIKALNVKDDHLIAANTFDPFANLSIMLFSENVGVKRLKLDDIQLCSRQAKGMTVYKNPKSKAIHLKDVIVCPIDTLLQVHTTEDVYRLVPKDYSNASLEQKPTSMTTNKTEVVHLVTTDIIQDTKLVKIETVAPTMKKNEHDSFKEEMERTLFTMLDD
- the sigK gene encoding RNA polymerase sporulation sigma factor SigK; protein product: MFLSIMSLLSNIFFVSYVKTQTFEKPLSKLEEQEYLEKLFQGDKNARNILIERNLRLVAHVAKKYENKKDLQEDLISIGTVGLIKGVDNYKPEHKTKLATYVARCIENEILMHLRTNKKTSLDVSMNEIIGSDKDGSEIILEDLIPDKQIPILDQIVQNDSINKLKQYYHILTTRELKTITMRYGLNQTTVYTQKQIAKELNISRSYVSRLEKRALIKLLKEYLKDNQNESFKY
- a CDS encoding CAP domain-containing protein; the encoded protein is MERKKRVIIVGIIIAVIFMIGAGVYYVTNVQNSSQSDGELNLLQDEFYSEYGEAVSVVARRYLDSTDATVMANAVMSVDIENQEDQDYPAMGSYLATITYDQEQVSFYIHVVDTIPPVFDETENQIITAGSAMSEDDFIALFNATDLTEVSMTVNMTDFDEQINGDYTIVATAYDSSNNEASYSINVTVTGNTTNQDDAHDESDNDSSSSDSSSDQNSSSTTDYTANMSAPEISYDAIALINDERAKLGLDSLEYSSTLGDLAIIRANEIQTVYNNDMASVYRNSGEYGYFAEMLSKHSKTAQYTASEVVTDWLASESEYKKLMDVDLKATGIAVAYMNNRWVALVSYDH